A single region of the Vicia villosa cultivar HV-30 ecotype Madison, WI linkage group LG4, Vvil1.0, whole genome shotgun sequence genome encodes:
- the LOC131596964 gene encoding uncharacterized protein LOC131596964: MLNSFANELQNCDEINATRYFLMDDDVSVYYFWEHAEAMTTLRAAYKIGDTWLPEQVAFIQSMGNEKANSYWETELPPNYDRVSIENFIRAKYKDKRWVAKDTKPTSPSKLPEEKSHSQWQKPVERVGHNYVAVNTFEERRKIQQSNANPTTRISILFPPKGHVQVAPVAKHHIIEKVEPLVPQVQAETSHFQHCFMEFYKVLVRSFELQSEWKLAMQYFANIFYLRMLVVYNLEDKVVFEGVGNDRVRIRIN; this comes from the coding sequence ATGCTGAATTCATTTGCAAATGAGCTTCAAAACTGTGATGAAATTAATGCTACCAGATATTTTCTTATGGATGATGATGTTTCTGTTTACTACTTTTGGGAACATGCTGAAGCCATGACGACTTTAAGAGCTGCATACAAAATAGGGGACACTTGGCTCCCAGAGCAGGTAGCATTTATTCAATCTATGGGAAATGAGAAAGCAAATAGTTATTGGGAAACAGAATTACCTCCAAACTATGACAGAGTTAGTATTGAAAACTTCATTCGTGCAAAGTATAAAGACAAGAGATGGGTTGCAAAGGATACTAAGCCAACATCACCTTCTAAACTGCCAGAAGAGAAAAGTCATTCACAATGGCAAAAACCTGTTGAAAGAGTTGGTCATAATTATGTTGCAGTGAATACTTTTGAAGAAAGGAGGAAAATCCAACAATCAAATGCAAATCCTACTACTAGAATTAGTATTCTTTTTCCTCCTAAAGGACATGTTCAGGTAGCTCCAGTGGCTAAACATCACATTATTGAGAAAGTGGAACCTCTAGTGCCACAAGTGCAAGCTGAAACATCACATTTCCAACACTGTTTCATGGAATTTTACAAGGTGTTAGTAAGGAGCTTTGAGCTGCAATCAGAATGGAAGTTGGCAATGCAGTATTTtgctaatatcttttatttaagGATGTTAGTTGtctacaaccttgaggacaaggttgtttttgaagGGGTTGGCAATGATAGAGTAagaattaggattaattag